A window of Panicum virgatum strain AP13 chromosome 8K, P.virgatum_v5, whole genome shotgun sequence contains these coding sequences:
- the LOC120645948 gene encoding CASP-like protein 1U1, with product MAAGKSDGSSDAASLALRIATVALSVASAAMMASASQRSCAGCSPASQVSYRDYSSLRVAGVCIGSGEFCQRVRASGAVSMAAAVALAASKYLKDVPVSTWFKVNASTPISAASVETSSLEQTFIMICVENMDDVLLMADGEASRAVSLLFRIAALVLSVAAAAVMGTASQLVVVDGDRGAPPSSYAVSYSQYNALKYFVAAGAISAVSSAAALYLCAVRSAAAATIGSLPLVPLLDAAEQGLLFSAAGAAFAARGVVGTAAGPWASSGGDAGGGGGSVCDAAGAFCGKVSVAAGVGACAAVVVAVAAMARDARRRGSSEGPCDW from the exons ATGGCTGCCGGCAAGTCCGACGGGTCGTCGGACGCGGCCAGCCTCGCTCTCCGCATCGCCACcgtggcgctgtcggtggcgtcggcggccaTGATGGCCTCCGCCTCCCAGCGCTCCTGCGCCGGCTGCTCTCCAGCGAGCCAGGTCTCCTACAGAGACTACAGCTCCCTCAG GGTCGCCGGCGTCTGCATCGGCTCCGGCGAGTTCTGCCAGCGGGTCCGCGCGTCCGGCGCCGtctcgatggcggcggccgtcgcccTGGCGGCGTCCAAGTACCTCAAGGACGTGCCGGTCTCGACTTGGTTCAAGG TAAATGCTTCAACACCAATTTCTGCAGCTTCTGTTGAGACATCATCCCTAGAACAAACATTTATCATGATCTGCGTTGAAAACATGGACGATGTGCTCTTG ATGGCCGACGGTGAGGCCAGCAGGGCGGTGAGCCTCCTCTTCCGCATCGCCGCGCTTGTCCTgtcggtggccgccgccgctgtgatGGGCACCGCCAGCCAGCTGgtcgtcgtcgacggcgaccggggagcgccgccgtcgagctacGCCGTCTCCTACAGCCAGTACAACGCTCTCAA GTACTTCGTGGCGGCCGGCGCGATCTCAGCGgtcagctcggcggcggcgctgtaccTGTGCGCCGTGcgctccgcggccgcggccacgaTCGGCTCGCTGCCGCTGGTGCCCCTCCTCGACGCCGCGGAGCAGGGCCTCCTCTtctcggcggccggcgcggccttCGCGGCCCGCGGCGTGGTTGGCACTGCGGCTGGCCCGTGGGCCAGCAGCGGGGGAGacgcaggaggcggcggcggcagcgtgtgcgacgccgccggcgcgttcTGCGGGAAGGTGAGCGTCGCGGCGGGCGtcggcgcgtgcgcggccgtcgtcgtcgccgtcgcggcgaTGGCCAGGGACGCGCGCCGCAGGGGCAGCTCGGAAGGGCCGTGTGACTGGTGA
- the LOC120646399 gene encoding CASP-like protein 1U3, translating to MHDEEKKDSKCATAVSIAGRIAGMGLAVAAAALMAAASQCTVYAAYGARPRTVSYGDFPPFVYLVIATAMAAFLEAIAIFLVVWKKGKSKKAAALMPLLGAAVPALLYSATGAAFAKSADLSYCSAYGQRVSVCAGSAAGGGGSNFCSQVHIAVYLALAAAVVVSVAEVVRALGGSAALGGSDSDCSSSDSDHGCHHKH from the coding sequence ATGCACGACGAGGAGAAGAAGGACTCCAAGTGCGCGACGGCGGTGAGCATCGCCGGCCGCATCGCGGGCATGGGGCtggcggtggcagcggcggcgctcatggcggcggcgagccagtGCACGGTCTACGCGGCCTACGGCGCGCGCCCGCGCACCGTGAGCTACGGCGACTTCCCGCCCTTCGTCTACCTGGTGATCGCCACCGCCATGGCGGCGTTCCTGGAGGCCATCGCCATCTTCCTCGTGGTGTGGAagaagggcaagagcaagaaggcggcggcgctcatgccgctgctgggcgccgccgtgccggcgcTGCTCTACTCCGCCACCGGGGCCGCTTTCGCCAAGAGCGCCGACCTGTCCTACTGCTCGGCGTACGGCCAGCGCGTCAGCGTCTGCGCGGGCagcgccgcgggcggcggcggcagcaactTCTGCAGCCAAGTGCACATCGCCGTCTACCTCGCGCTGGCCGCGGCGGTCGTCGTGTCCGTCGCCGAGGTGGTGAGGGCATTGGGAGgatcggcggcgctcggcgggtCGGACTCGGACTGCTCCAGCTCCGACTCCGACCATGGCTGCCACCACAAGCATTAA